CCGCAGGCCGCAGCTCCCTCATTGACAGTCCCGTGTCATCGGGAGCCAGCGGGGACAGGTGGGGAAATCAGCTGCTCgcctgttttttttgggggggggggtttataCAAAACTGGCAGCGTGCCGGCTGGGGcgggtttgggggctggaggctgcagcAATCGGTAGCTTATCAGACCGAGAGTGAGACTTGGCAAGAAGAAACAGAACCAAAGAGTGAAAACGTTCGGGGGGCCACCACGAAAGAAAGGGGGATCCATTTTCCTTCTCCGGACAGACCCCGAGGGTCTTGCCCCCTCGTCCCCGGGTTATAATGATCGAAGACGACCAAGAAAAGGCCAAAGATCGGGTCTCACCTCTGGCTAACAAGCGCCCCTTTAAGAAGAAAAGGGGCGGGGCTATTTAAAGGCAAGGTCAGGCTGGATTTTTTTTGCCCCCCCCAACAGAAATGATTTCCTCTTGCCTCCCGGCTTGCGGAGCAGGGATTAGAGGCCCCGGGCGAGCCAGGCCCCCAGCACGGCCAGGCCTGCGGCCAGGGAGAGCTGGGCCCCGGCGCCCGCGGCCGAGTTGCAGAATTCGCCATTGCAGCACTCGTAGGAGGTGCTGTAGGTGATGCCGGCGAAGGTCGAGGTGTCGTTGGTGTGGCATTTCCCCTTGTCAACGCAGTTCTTCTTCATGATCAGCTTGTGGCCGGCTGGGggcagagagcgagagagagggaATGAGAGACCGACAaatggagagggagagaaaatgaGGGAATGAGACAGAGAGAAATGCAGAGGGCCGGAGAACGAGGGGACACGAGAGAAACGGAAGAGGAGAGAGGACGAGGAGGGAGGGGTGTTACCTGCGCGGCCCCGGATGGTGGCGCAGAGCTGGTTGTCCTGGCAAGTGACGGTGGTGGTGTGGCAGGGGATGCCAAATATGGTGAAGTCGCATTTCAGGCACTGCAGGGCCGCTCCTGGGAACAGAGAGAGGACGGGTGAGACCAAGTCTCTCTCCTTTTTGGGCTTTTGGGGAGGGCGCAATGATCAGATTCACTAGCAttggtggcagaagtgggatgGATATTTAGTTCTGCCCCTTTAAAAACAGCTCGAATCTGGAATTCACACGCATCCTGAGCTTGGTGCTCCAGTGACTTTCACCCAGCACACAGGGGTTACACAAAAGCACTGAGACGCACAACACCACCGTTGTATAGACACAGACAACACCCAAGCGCAATGCTGCACACCACACAAACACTGGACTAGCCTTacaaagtgacacacacacacacacacacaaaacattgGAAGCGGCACAGGTACACACAACAGACATCCGAAACAtgacacaaacacacaaaatccACAGCTGTAAACCAACCACAAAGGTACCTGCAAAAACACGCCGAGAAGGCCACACCCACATAACACAAACGTGGGCCCGCAAAACCCCACCAGCACACACAAAACACAAGGGCCCACAAACACGGGCACGCCAAACAGGgcgacacacacacaaaccccatgGGGACGCGCCGCAAAGAACCGGGGCGGCACACACGCCACAAAGCTGGGTGGACGCACAAGGACAACAGCACACAAAACACACCCGTGAAAAGCTAGGCGGGTTTTGGCAAACGAGATTTCAAACCACGGGAAAAAACAACCCAGCCTGGAAAATTGGACTCAAGGCCAAACCAAATCCAAATGCCTTCCCCGTGTGTCAGGCGGGCGTGTGGCCGCTGCCCAGCAATTCCCTTGCCCACTGGGTCCCCCCGGCTCCGGCCAGCGCCCTGCCTGAGCCGGGCCGAGGGCGAGacacctcccagctgcccccttggccgggaaatgggggggggggagccgggctggggctggcgttGATCCGCAGAGCAGAGCTTCGTGTGCCCCCCGGACTGGCGAGGAAGCAGGaaaacagcccccccccagacccATTTCCAAACTGTAGGATGAAGAAAGGGAGTCGTCTGctggaaaagaacccaggagtccaggcttccagccccctcccctcccctccctggtttaaccactacaccccaccccactgctagagccagggagagaactcaGGGGTccaggctccccgccccccccccccatgatctaaccactagaccccactcccctcccagagccatggagagaacccaggagtcctagatcccagctccctctgctctaAGCCAccaccctccactcccctcccagagctgggagaggacccaggagtcctggatcccagctccctctgctctaaccactagcccccactcccctcccagagctgggagagaacccaggagtcctggatcccagcccctccCTACTCTAAGccaccagcctccactcccctcccagagcatggagagaacccaggagtcctgactcccagctccccctgctctaaccactagatcccactcccctcccagagcatggagagaacccaggagtcctggctcccagcctgcccccacacccaaatcCTACTAAACTCCCCATCCTGGGAGTGCAACATCCAGGTGGGTGGGACAGTTTTTAAAGGCAGGTTTAATCAGGGTTGCGGGTGAGTCTGTTGGGTGGGGCACGACCTGGGGGGCAATAGAAAATAGGGGGTGCAGTTTCCCACAGAaaatgcaagtgtgtgtgtgtgtggggggggttctggCTACATCCCGGGGCCTCAGGAAAAGCCATGAGTTTGGGGGACCATCTGCCAGCGAGGGGGGGCTGGGAAGTGGGCAGACTTGGGGGCTAGCAGGAAAGTCGGGTGGGGGGGTGCTCCCAGCTCCAGATTGGTGGCAGCGGTGGGGTGAATCTTCGCCAATTTGCCGCCAGAGAGCAGAGGTGTGAGCCCTAAAACccgcgagcccctctgagccccgTGGCCGGGGGGACACTTAGGGGGTTGAACCGCAGGCCCAAAGGGGGGGAGGGCCCCCCCATTTCCGAACAGCACTGTTCAGAGCCACTCCCGCCCCACTCTCCCCAATTTGGTTTGTTGAGTGGCAAAATTTCCCCCCAGGGCTCGGAAGGGAACCTGGCAAAGACGGCGGGTCCCGGGAGATTTTCctagggggggagagggagttgggggggggggttgtgtggggcagggctggggcttacCGATCCCGACAAAGCTCAGCACGGCCAGGCACAGAAGGAGCACTCTGCCCATGGTCGTCGAGGGGGTGGAAGATCAGACAGTCCTTGGGCTGGGCGGTCGGAGGAGAGTCAGTCGGGTTGTGATCTGTGCcgttatatatatacacattggcaccaacacacacacacacacatgggtgTGGCAGGGGCCTGGTGCCAGGGACAGCTGCAAAGGGGGGCAGGCCACATGATCGCCGAGGGGTATAAAAATAGGCAGCCGGTTAGTGAGTCAGAGAGAGACGGCAATGCAAGGAGACTAGGTGTAAACACGCAAACACACAacccagctacacacacacacagagacatgccCCATCTACATGCCAACTACATCCacccagctacacacacacaacccagctACACACACACCAACTACACCCCtccagttacacacacacacacacacacactgagacaTGCCCCATCTACATGCCAACTACATCCacccagctacacacacacaacccagctACACACACACCGGCTACACCCtccagttacacacacacactgagacaTGCCCCATCTACATGCCAACTACATCCacccagctacacacacacacacaacccagctACACACACACCAACTACACCCCtccagttacacacacacacacacacacacactgagacaTGCCCCATCTACATGCCAACTACATCCacccagctacacacacacaacccagctACACACACACCAGCTACACCCtccagttacacacacacacacacacacacgtagtagttagcactactgctcggtacactttaagctttgtagcaaggcttattccacggcggtcccacacgttggtcaacagtctgccaaatgcagaacttgccttagcgattctgcagttgacctcgatgtcacaCACTGAGACATGCCCCATCTACATGCCAACTACATCCacccagctacacacacacaacccagctACACACACACCAGCTATACCCCtccagttacacacacacacacagacatgccCCATCTACATGCCAACTACACTCacccagctacacacacacaaaacccagtTACACACCCACAAACACCCTagctacacacagacacacccaccaCCCCAGCTACACCCCCCAGCTACaacccagccacacacacacacatatacacccgccagccacacacacacacatgccccagCTACGACccaactacacacacacagagtaaccGGTAGAAAGACACAAACAGGGATAAATAGGTAAACAAATAGAGAAACACACCCACACTGACAACAGACACAACAACAGCGACCCAGGATGgaaggtctagtggttagagcgggggggggctgggagccaggactcctgggttctctccctggctctgggaggggagtggggtctagtggttagagcagggggggctgggagccaggactcctgggttctctcccagctctggaaggggagtgggggctggtggatagagcagggggggctgggagccaggactcctgggttctctccccggctctgggaggggtctgggggctggtggctgaagcatgggggaggggagccatgATGTCACAGGTGGGAGGAGCCGGACCCCCATGAGGTCACAGCCACAATGACATCATCGTGGGCACCATGTGAGAggtcaggaggtgggggaggtccCCGCCCTGATGAAACACAAGGCATCATGGGACACACGGTGTCAGCGCCATGGCAATGCCGACGAGATCATACGTCATGGGAGGTCAGCTCAAGGGGGTGATCAGCCACATGGGGTCAGAGCCATGGCAACGCCCAGGGGGTCAGAGGTCACACAGCCAAAGAGTTCAAAGGCCAAGTGGGGTCACAGGACACATGAGGTCAAGGAGGTCATGGGCTACATGAGGTCATCACTATGGCAACCGTATGGTGCTCATCGTAGCCAGGTTAACACCATGGCGACACTCAAGAGGTCGCAGGTCCCCACCGTGGCAACGCCAGAGAGGTCATAGGTCATGGAACTCCATGT
The sequence above is a segment of the Mauremys mutica isolate MM-2020 ecotype Southern chromosome 12, ASM2049712v1, whole genome shotgun sequence genome. Coding sequences within it:
- the LOC123344926 gene encoding protein Bouncer-like, which codes for MGRVLLLCLAVLSFVGIGAALQCLKCDFTIFGIPCHTTTVTCQDNQLCATIRGRAAGHKLIMKKNCVDKGKCHTNDTSTFAGITYSTSYECCNGEFCNSAAGAGAQLSLAAGLAVLGAWLARGL